In Phycisphaerae bacterium, a genomic segment contains:
- the topA gene encoding type I DNA topoisomerase, with amino-acid sequence MAKKTSSKESSGKNLVIVESPAKAKTINKYLGSDFEVYASMGHIRDLPAKGLSVDIENNFEPTYEISSGRTKLVASLKASAKHCSRLYLATDLDREGEAIAWHLSQVLGVSEEKTNRVIFNEITKKAIEQAFASPGKIDMDKVMAQQARRILDRIVGYKISPLLWKKVARGLSAGRVQSVAVKMVVEREREIRAFIPIEYWLIPAVFTNHTDKQKKYSEQWQQFLEGDEKGPTISQQNDWLAEHSSFRAELSTVAGKTFSADNAQDTQKIYQALKDSEFVISDIQVKSSSSRPAPPFITSTLQQSAANRLGFATKRTMRVAQQLYEGIDLGSMGSLGLITYMRTDSTHLSPDAINEARKYIGSNIGDRYVPEKPNFYASGKNAQQAHEAIRPTDVDIVPEQIRDLLPDEQFKLYQLVWRRFIASQMTAAQWDTTTLEISADTSVGRCCYKAQGRVLVFDGFTKIWYSGSPEQQLPQLKQGDKVAPVNIKSQQHFTKPPARYNEASLVKALEKEGIGRPSTYASIISTIQDRGYVQQLDRQFHTTDVGEVVTDKLNEFFPKIMDMAFTRYMEEQLDKIEEQHLNWVNVLNEFYGPFKKNLEVAGEEMKHAKAETTPSEYTCPRCNKPLVYRFGKNGKFLSCSAYPDCKFAGPCDKTGKMVVDEVTEHKCPNCGKPMVKKRSRFGEFLGCSDYPTCKTTMRIDKAGNILPPKPPAEPTGLKCYKCAAGELVIRQSKKGPFLGCNKFPRCRTIVSFKKIDELKELQAKGEWPPKSFEKADELLGRKKKSSAKAEKSEVSSDTEKDSPKKSASKAGASSDVEKESPKKPAKKSVKAGASSDGEKKSSKKPAKNNPAPAAD; translated from the coding sequence ATGGCAAAAAAAACGAGCTCAAAAGAGTCATCAGGAAAAAATCTTGTTATTGTAGAATCACCGGCCAAAGCCAAAACCATAAACAAATATCTTGGTTCTGACTTTGAGGTTTATGCCTCGATGGGGCACATACGTGACCTTCCTGCGAAGGGGTTAAGTGTTGACATCGAAAATAATTTCGAGCCAACCTATGAGATTAGTTCCGGCAGAACCAAATTAGTCGCTTCCCTCAAGGCATCCGCGAAACACTGCAGCAGATTGTACCTTGCGACAGACCTTGACCGAGAGGGTGAGGCTATTGCCTGGCATCTTTCGCAGGTGCTTGGCGTCTCCGAAGAAAAAACTAATCGTGTAATTTTTAACGAGATAACGAAAAAGGCAATCGAGCAGGCCTTTGCCAGCCCCGGCAAAATTGATATGGACAAGGTAATGGCCCAGCAGGCAAGAAGGATTCTTGACCGCATCGTCGGCTACAAGATTAGTCCTCTGCTGTGGAAAAAGGTCGCACGTGGCTTATCCGCAGGACGTGTTCAGTCCGTTGCCGTTAAGATGGTTGTCGAACGTGAACGGGAAATTCGCGCCTTTATTCCGATTGAATATTGGCTCATACCCGCCGTGTTCACTAATCATACCGATAAACAAAAAAAATATTCCGAGCAGTGGCAGCAGTTTTTAGAGGGGGACGAAAAAGGTCCTACAATCTCTCAGCAGAATGACTGGCTCGCAGAGCACAGTTCGTTCAGGGCCGAGCTTTCTACGGTAGCGGGAAAAACATTTTCTGCTGATAACGCTCAGGATACTCAAAAAATATACCAGGCGCTGAAAGATTCTGAATTTGTCATTAGTGATATTCAGGTCAAAAGTTCAAGTTCACGTCCTGCTCCGCCGTTTATTACATCGACTCTTCAGCAGTCCGCCGCAAATCGGCTTGGCTTTGCGACCAAACGCACGATGCGGGTCGCCCAGCAGTTATATGAAGGTATCGACCTCGGCTCGATGGGTTCGCTTGGTCTGATTACATATATGAGAACTGACAGTACGCATCTTTCGCCTGACGCGATTAACGAAGCGAGAAAATATATCGGCAGCAACATCGGCGACAGGTACGTTCCCGAAAAACCGAATTTCTACGCCTCCGGCAAAAACGCCCAGCAGGCTCACGAGGCCATCAGGCCGACCGACGTCGATATCGTGCCCGAGCAAATAAGGGATTTGCTCCCCGATGAGCAGTTCAAACTTTATCAGCTCGTCTGGCGCAGGTTCATCGCTTCTCAGATGACCGCCGCACAGTGGGATACGACGACGCTCGAAATCTCAGCGGATACTTCTGTCGGCAGATGCTGTTACAAGGCTCAGGGCCGTGTGCTTGTCTTCGATGGCTTTACTAAAATATGGTATTCAGGTTCGCCCGAGCAGCAGCTTCCGCAGTTAAAGCAGGGCGATAAAGTCGCTCCTGTCAATATAAAGTCTCAGCAGCATTTTACAAAGCCGCCTGCCCGTTACAACGAGGCCTCTCTCGTAAAGGCTCTCGAAAAAGAAGGCATTGGCAGGCCGAGTACTTACGCTTCGATTATCAGTACCATACAGGACAGAGGCTATGTCCAGCAGCTTGACAGGCAGTTTCATACTACCGATGTCGGCGAGGTTGTAACTGACAAGCTCAACGAATTTTTCCCGAAGATTATGGATATGGCCTTCACACGCTATATGGAAGAACAGCTCGATAAGATTGAGGAGCAGCATCTTAATTGGGTTAATGTTTTGAATGAGTTTTATGGTCCGTTCAAAAAGAACCTTGAAGTTGCCGGCGAGGAAATGAAGCACGCCAAGGCCGAGACTACTCCCAGCGAATATACCTGTCCCAGGTGTAATAAGCCTTTGGTTTACAGGTTTGGCAAGAACGGCAAATTTTTAAGTTGTTCAGCTTATCCTGATTGTAAATTTGCCGGTCCCTGCGACAAAACAGGCAAGATGGTTGTTGATGAGGTTACTGAGCATAAATGTCCCAACTGCGGCAAGCCTATGGTTAAGAAGCGAAGTCGTTTTGGTGAGTTTTTAGGTTGTTCTGATTATCCGACCTGCAAGACGACTATGCGTATTGATAAAGCCGGCAACATTCTGCCGCCAAAGCCTCCTGCCGAGCCGACTGGTTTGAAGTGTTACAAGTGTGCCGCAGGTGAGCTTGTGATTCGTCAGAGCAAGAAGGGGCCTTTCCTTGGCTGTAATAAGTTTCCAAGATGCAGGACTATCGTAAGTTTCAAGAAGATAGACGAGTTGAAGGAATTGCAGGCTAAGGGCGAATGGCCTCCAAAGAGTTTTGAAAAAGCCGATGAATTGCTTGGCCGCAAAAAGAAGTCTTCTGCTAAAGCAGAAAAATCAGAGGTTTCATCTGATACAGAGAAGGATTCCCCCAAAAAGTCTGCCAGTAAAGCAGGGGCTTCATCTGATGTAGAAAAGGAATCCCCTAAAAAACCCGCTAAAAAGTCTGTCAAAGCTGGGGCTTCCTCTGATGGTGAAAAAAAATCCTCTAAAAAGCCTGCCAAAAATAACCCCGCCCCCGCCGCCGATTAG
- the rdgB gene encoding RdgB/HAM1 family non-canonical purine NTP pyrophosphatase: MSKSLKILVATTNSGKLKEISEMLDFDIDWLSLADFPDIKEVEEDGATFAENARKKALGYAKQTGLWTLADDSGLVIDALGGAPGVKSARFSGEQSRDSNGAVKRTLLDHKNMAKVLKLLENTTEEKRTARFVCCLCLACPEPVEGAGTEKVLIETEGKIEGIIAKKEAGTDGFGYDPIFFVPSLNKTVAQLASAEKNKISHRGRAIQKLKPLLEELLKQH, from the coding sequence ATGTCTAAATCCTTAAAAATTCTGGTTGCCACAACAAATTCCGGCAAGCTTAAAGAAATTTCCGAGATGCTCGATTTCGATATTGATTGGTTGAGCCTCGCCGATTTTCCCGATATAAAAGAAGTTGAAGAAGATGGCGCCACCTTTGCCGAAAATGCCCGCAAAAAAGCACTCGGCTACGCAAAACAAACAGGCCTTTGGACACTTGCCGATGATTCAGGTTTGGTTATTGATGCCCTCGGCGGCGCACCAGGCGTAAAAAGCGCGCGTTTCAGTGGAGAGCAGAGCCGCGACAGTAATGGAGCGGTCAAAAGAACTCTCCTCGACCATAAAAATATGGCAAAGGTTTTGAAGCTGCTCGAAAATACCACCGAAGAAAAAAGAACCGCCAGATTTGTCTGCTGTCTTTGTTTAGCCTGTCCTGAGCCTGTCGAAGGAGCAGGTACTGAAAAAGTTTTAATCGAGACCGAAGGAAAAATCGAGGGGATTATCGCCAAAAAAGAAGCCGGCACAGATGGCTTTGGCTACGACCCGATTTTTTTCGTTCCGTCTCTTAACAAAACAGTCGCTCAGCTTGCCTCAGCGGAAAAAAATAAAATCTCGCATCGCGGCCGCGCCATCCAAAAACTCAAACCGCTTCTTGAAGAATTGTTGAAGCAGCATTGA
- a CDS encoding GxxExxY protein, with the protein MKDYDELSGKVIGCAIEVHRRLGPGLLESAYERCLSFELLANNIHHLVQKELPIKYKGIDLDCGYRIDLLIEDKLIVELKSVEIVLPIHEAQLLTYMKLANISTGLLINFNVPLLKEGIKRFIL; encoded by the coding sequence ATGAAAGATTATGATGAATTGTCCGGTAAAGTTATTGGCTGTGCAATAGAAGTTCATCGTCGTCTTGGCCCGGGCCTGCTGGAATCAGCTTATGAAAGATGTCTTTCGTTTGAATTATTAGCCAATAATATACACCATTTAGTTCAAAAAGAGCTGCCCATAAAATACAAAGGTATAGATCTTGACTGTGGCTATCGAATAGATTTATTGATAGAAGATAAATTGATTGTTGAACTAAAATCCGTCGAAATAGTTTTGCCGATTCATGAAGCCCAGCTTTTAACGTATATGAAATTGGCAAATATCAGTACAGGCCTTTTGATAAATTTCAATGTTCCTCTTTTGAAAGAAGGCATAAAAAGATTTATTTTATAA